A single genomic interval of Acidobacteriota bacterium harbors:
- the chrA gene encoding chromate efflux transporter, giving the protein MTSTGTVPENSSPARQPVTFGEAFRFWVKLGFISFGGPAGQIAIMHRELVERRRWLSEERFLHALNYCMLLPGPEAQQLATYIGWLMHRTWGGIVAGGFFVLPSIFILMGLSYVYAAYGSLPTVAGVLNGFKPVVVAIVVEAVIKIGGRALKHKAHYTIAALSFAAIFLLHIPFPLIVLAAGLIGLVGNRIAPNVFTASTAKGKATTDTSATGQPELPTVIDDHAPPPAHTLPSRKRAFTIATICLVLWGLPLLALISWQGRHHLHVREYLFFSQAALVTFGGAYSVLAYVTQAAVGSYGWLSQSQAVDGLALAETTPGPLIMVLQFVGFMAGWNHPGTLTPLLSAVIGALVTTYTTFLPCFFFIFLGAPYIELLRGNQHLTAALSGITAAVVGVVLNLALVFGSTVIWPQGFSATTNWWALLWSLVAFAALYRFKIDVLWAVLVAGGIGFLTSVF; this is encoded by the coding sequence ATGACTTCAACCGGTACAGTGCCGGAAAACTCATCACCTGCCCGGCAACCAGTCACCTTTGGCGAAGCCTTTCGGTTTTGGGTGAAACTGGGGTTTATTTCCTTTGGCGGACCAGCCGGCCAGATTGCGATTATGCACCGCGAACTGGTTGAGCGGCGGCGATGGCTCAGTGAAGAACGATTTTTGCACGCGCTCAACTACTGCATGTTGCTGCCTGGGCCGGAAGCACAGCAATTGGCGACCTACATCGGCTGGCTGATGCACCGCACCTGGGGCGGAATTGTCGCCGGTGGGTTCTTTGTGTTGCCGTCAATCTTTATTTTGATGGGGCTTTCCTATGTGTATGCGGCCTATGGCTCGCTCCCAACCGTCGCCGGGGTGCTCAACGGGTTTAAACCAGTGGTGGTGGCAATTGTCGTTGAGGCAGTGATCAAAATCGGCGGGCGGGCGCTCAAACACAAGGCTCATTACACGATTGCGGCGCTTTCATTTGCGGCAATTTTCCTGCTCCACATTCCCTTCCCGCTCATTGTCTTAGCGGCTGGACTCATTGGTTTGGTTGGCAACCGAATCGCTCCAAATGTATTTACCGCCTCAACCGCCAAAGGTAAGGCGACAACTGATACATCGGCAACCGGTCAGCCCGAACTCCCAACCGTGATTGACGACCATGCCCCGCCACCGGCACACACACTGCCTTCCCGAAAACGGGCGTTCACAATCGCGACCATCTGTCTGGTGTTGTGGGGGCTGCCGCTACTGGCCTTGATAAGCTGGCAGGGACGCCACCACCTGCATGTGCGCGAATATCTGTTTTTCAGTCAAGCGGCGCTGGTGACATTCGGCGGGGCCTATTCGGTGCTGGCATATGTGACCCAGGCGGCGGTTGGCTCATATGGCTGGCTCAGCCAGTCCCAGGCAGTTGACGGGCTGGCACTGGCTGAAACCACCCCCGGCCCGTTGATTATGGTGCTTCAGTTTGTTGGGTTTATGGCCGGGTGGAATCACCCCGGCACGCTTACGCCGCTGTTGAGTGCGGTTATCGGAGCGTTGGTTACGACCTACACAACCTTTCTGCCCTGTTTTTTCTTTATTTTTCTGGGAGCGCCCTACATCGAGTTGCTTCGCGGGAACCAGCACCTGACCGCCGCCCTGAGCGGTATCACAGCAGCCGTCGTCGGCGTCGTCCTCAATCTGGCGCTGGTTTTCGGCAGCACCGTCATCTGGCCGCAAGGATTTTCAGCCACCACCAACTGGTGGGCGCTCCTGTGGAGTCTGGTGGCATTTGCGGCGCTGTATCGGTTCAAGATTGACGTGCTGTGGGCGGTGCTGGTCGCCGGGGGCATTGGGTTTTTGACATCAGTCTTCTGA